TCAATGataaaaggttttttttatgAGGAGGCAGATAGTTCAGCATATCCACTGGCCGGAACCAACTATACCTTTCTTGATCATTCAATTAATTTACCACCTTTTTCCTGCTTAAGTGTGGTTGGATTGCTCAAGCGTGAGAGCTAAATGTACTTTGAATCCTGGCAGCTGCCTATAAATGCTATTTACAGTTAGATATCATGATGAAATGTAAACCCTGTAGCTTCTCTATTGACTCTAGTGCATAGCTGTGACCACCATTAGGAAGAATAGTTCCCCTTGGAAATCagttaagaaacaaaatcctaGTCCAGCCTAGTCATCAACTTTGATTTTGTTTGGTTTCTTTGCTCTTGATGTTCCATAATTTGCTTGTCAATATCTAAATTGGCAAAAGTTCTAGCAAACACAAGGCTGTAAAATTCTTCAgcgtatttatttttttggtacaGAACGTCTCTCTTAGGTTCCATTTGGACTCAACTTAAAATCAATGCAGTTCAGCTGAAAAAGTGATTCACATATGAACTAATGGGATAATTGTAAATTTGAAATGGATTGTCTCCCAATTTAGGTAGCATTCCAAACACTTCCATTGATGTTTTTCAATTCTTTACATTTTCACTAGTATTTAGAGTTTGTAGTTGAAAATTTAGAAGTCCTCAGCCGTGCAATCAAATAAAATTGGGtctattctctttatttttttgggttacATGGACTTAGTTTAGTTCCATACTCTTCTTTCTCATGCTGAACCTCTAGTCATCACATCTTTAGGCTTGTCATATGATCTCCTCAATGGacttgtaattgattgttgtaATATCATGGAATAATACTACGCATAAGATCTGACTTGTTTTTCatccttattatttatttttcctgtATCTTGGGCTTTTCCTTGAAGGGTCATTGGAGATTTCCTGGTGGGAAAGAGATGCAAGGTTATGCCTATATCCTGACTCACCCTGGAACCCCGTCAGTCTTCTTTGATCACATTTTCTCTGGTTACCGATCTGAAATAGGAAATCTTATATCACTCAGAAAGCGGAACAAGATTAACTGTCGGAGTTTGGTAAGTCCGTGATTAAAGACATCTTTTTTCTCTTATGGATGCAGAACCAATACTAATCCTAATATGCTGAGCTTTCTGTCTGATCAGGTGGATATCACAAAAGCCGAAAGGGATGTTTACGCAGCAGTTATTGACGATAAGCTGGCTGTCAAAATAGGACCAGGCCACTACGAGCCTCCAAGTGGGCATCAGAGATGGAAAACGGCTGCTGAGGGTAACAATTATAAGGTTTGGGAATTGTCATGAAAACAATCGCCTTCTTTCCCTGTTACCGATATTCTGCTATTTGTAAATGCTTGGGGTTAGCATTGAGTGACTGGAGATGGAAACAGTGAATGTCGTAAAAAAGCTGTACTGCAGCGGATTGTATCTAGCTTTGCTGCAACACAAATTGAAGTTGTTGGAGCTAAAATAGCAAGAGTATGAACAGTCTGGTAATAATTGCTgttaatattgttgtatttGGAAAAATTCACCATGTACACTATACATAGTCTGGTAAAAACTGTATATGATAGGTACCAACCACTACATTATATTGCCTTTTCAGAAGATAAATAGGCATTGTAGAAACTGTATGATGTAAAGAACTTCTGTACAACTTATTCGCCATATTGGCGATAAGACGCCTTTTTAGCGTATAAATACTAAAATGTATGTATTGCTGTATTGTATTTGTATTATTACAATTGAGTTGCTGGGTTCAGCTACTGAATAAAAGTCTCCAGCCTTATTTGGACAGAATTTGTAAAGATTTTGAGTTTTAGTACACTGAATATGTTTAGCTTTAAAAGGATTTCGTAGATGCGAATCAAGAATCTAGAGTCATGGGTTCAGTATAGTTAAACAAGAAAGGTTTTAAAAGTTTACGTATAAATATAAACCTCTTTCTTgtttaattatacaaaattcatcTGTGAGAGTTCAAAAGTTTGATAAAAGGAACTCGGAAGAAGGGTCAAATTTACCTCTAATATacgaaaatcatcaatttcattGTACTTTATTGATTGTCCAACAATAACGGATGATAtgaattgttcattttcacacaatatatgagtaaatttaactGTATAGTAAAAACGAATGGAACCACTAGtacatttacaaaataaaaaactatcgaaaaaatatatgtttaatctaattataaatttcttttattattcaGTTAGAACAATAACATAAGATCcacttttattgttttccatTTTATTCACATCctttgacttttttaaaaaaaattcaaaagttagttAGAAAAAACAGTTAATTACAACCTCAAATTATTATTTGGACATCCTCTTTTCCcgcaaaaaaattattgttatatatatatatatgtttattaagtattattttattccCAAGCTCTGGGAATTCACCTGCagttaataaaatcaaaaactaCCAAATCTTGGGTTTTTCCCCCCAAGGCTGCAGGTGGtagcagaaaaaaaaaagacaaacaaaaacaaaaaaaaggagaaaaaaaaaatatctgctacaaaaaaaaatggccTCTATTAGTTTTAATAATTCAGTTATTTTTCTGTTTTCCCTTTTCTGTTTTTCTTCTATAATCCCAAAATTATATGCTAATATTGCTGATTTTGATCCTTATTTGGAAAAAAGAGCTGAAGAAGCCCTCCAATCTTCTCTTGCTGCTTATAATGAAAATCCTGAGGGTGTCACTCAAATTTTCAACAAAGAAGTTGGAGAGTAAGTGTTTTTAAGATATCGAAatcatgtatgtatgtatctTTTTCGAGACACGAGGTTAGAATATTGTATAGAAATGAATCTTTTTGTCTTGTCAATCTTGAAAAACTAGCTGATAAGGAGAGGATTGTCGATATCACAATGCATAAAGTATATATTCCGATTATGTAGGGACATTTTGATGAGCTGTTGAATAGAGCATTATTCACTCTACCCttcccagaccccacttgtagGATGTATATTGAATAGATAGGATGTATGTTGAATAGAGCGTTCACTCTTGCATAGATTGTCAAAAGATCctatttttttatgacaagagAAACCTGCAGCtgctaccctttgggtgcgcacagggtaaaaccGTCGCTCCTATGGAATAGCTCGCCAAAACAAATAGGAGAAGTAACCCGCACTAGGCAATCCcggtgcgacgagctcgacccagaaggcaaaaaaccccttgctttcgctggcaaagggtttcgaacttgagacctccaacatgaaAGTCCGAAGCTCAAACCAGTGTGCCATCCCGAAGGGTAAAGATGCTATTTTTAACATGAGTTATTGTGTAAATGTTGCAGAACACTTCTCAATGGCACAAGGAGGCATttgaaggaaaaagataaagaggaCAAGAATGACAAGGATGATAAGGAAGGTGATGAAAAAAGTGTTGATGGTTGCAAGGCATACAATCCAATTGACAAATGTTGGAGATGTGACAAAAACTGGGCTAATAACAGGAAGGCACTAGCAGACTGTGCTAGGGGATTTGGTCATGGTACAACTGGTGGTAAAGATGGTAGATTCTATGTTGTCACCGATCCATCGGATAACAACGTGGAGGAACCTGTTCCTGGGACCCTACGTCACGCTGTCATCCAAGAGGAGCCATTGTGGATCATCTTCGAGAAGTCGATGATCATCAGGTTGAAACAAGAACTTATGATCAACAGTAATAAGACAATTGATGGCAGAGGTGTGTCTGTTCATGTTGCATATGGAGGTGGACTTACCTTACAATTTGTGCACAATGTGATTGTCCACAACATTAGAGTTCATCACATCCTTTCTAAGAATGGTGGTATGATTAGAGATTCTGTTAAACATATTGGTCTTAGGACAGTGAGTGATGGTGATGCTATTTCCCTTTTCGGTGCTAACCGTATCTGGATAGATCATTGTACTTTAACCAAGGGTGCTGATGGACTCCTCGATGCAATCATGGCTTCCACTGCTATCACCATTTCTAACTGCAAATTCAACCATCACAACGACGTAAGTTTTTCTCATCTCACATTATCAGCTATGTTCATAAGCCAGGTCTCAAAAGGGGGTTGTCAATGTGTTTAAGCTAACAACAACAAATGACTGTTTAGGTTATGCTTTTGGGAGCAAACGATGCCTTCCCACAAGATAAAATCATGCAAGTTACAGTTGCATTCAATAGGTTCGGAAAGGGATGTATTCAAAGGATGCCAAGGTGCAGGTGGGGATTCTTCCACGTTGTCAACAACGACTACGCCAAATGGGAAATGTATGCTATTGGTGGCACAGCTAACCCCACCATCATTAGCCAGGGTAACCGTTTCAAGGCTGCCGACAATCCCAACACTAAAGAGGTACTATCTACTTAACATTCCAatcacattttcttttataaaagctGTGCCCGCGAGGTCAGCATGCACCCACCTCGACTATTTCACCAACTACCTGCTACCTCCAATCAACTCATATATCAGATAGTATATATATGTCTACCAAGGCTTAAGCATATATGATGAGATCACTTTACCATTCTTGTTCAATCACATTTTCTTTCACAGAAGTGGCATCCGTGGGTCAACTTGCACCCCACCTGGATCACTTCACCAAACACCTGCTACCTCCAATCAGCACACATACCACATATACGTGACGAGATCACCTAACTTTTTTGTTCAATCACAGTTCTTGATATGTTATATTAGATTGTAGCATAAGTACAACATAAACACACTTAAAAAACATCATTTCGCCTTATTGCATTGTCAATTGCTAACATAAAGTATGCTAAAATGAAGGTGACAAACCGGAATGGTGCCCCAGAAGCTTTGTGGAGAAACTGGCAATGGAGATCCGAGGGTGATTTGTTCAAGAACGGAGCCTTCTTTAGGGAGTCTGGACCAGAAATCAAGAGCACTCCATTCACAGAACATACCACAATCCAATTTGAGCCTGCTAAATTTGTAGGTAGACTCACTCGCAAGGCTGGTGTAATCCAGTGCAAGATTGGAAAAGCATGCTAGGCATGTTATATGTACAatgtaatattaattataatacataaaacataTTGTACATTTCATTTTGGGGTTTACATGGAGccgaatattttttttttgggggggttCTTTTACAgcaagagaagaagaaaacgGCTAAGACATCTATCTGTTTTCTCAGTTTTTTTCCGACTAttgctttctttcttcttcctaGCTGGTTTACTCTATAGGTGAAGCAGTGAAGATGGGGAAGAAAACGAAAAAAGTGGGTTCTCTGGAGCTCAAGTTTATCTTTTTGTAACAGAAGTTTTGGTTTTTACGATTTTctaataaatgtaattttcCCTGTTTGAATTTCAATATAGGCTACATGTCTACCCAAGACTGAAATTTATTGTAATACAACCTATTCTATTACTTACTAgtccctccgtttcaatttgttcaTCTCATTTTGACTTAGCATCGAGTTCATGAAAGTAAAGATATTTAGAATGTAACAAAATGCTGAtcaatcttgtggtcttaaacatataGACAAACAGATTGATACGGAGGGAGTACATGTTATCATGCAACAAATACTGATGATATTTATAACAGTTTTATATTCAAGACAGATTTTTCCACAACCTTAGAGCAAATTGATCCAGAGTTTTCAATCGAACAAACATTTAAAACGAAGAAATATCAGAATTGAATGGGAGATCGATCACATGTACAAGCACAGAAGAGGAAAAACCAGAATAATGCATTAAACGAGATATGAAAACAAAGTCGAAACATCAAGGGATTTCCTTACAAATAACTATCTGCTTTTGGAGTTGCTTTTATGAAGACATGTCCTGGCGTTGTGTCCTTTTCCTAAGCACACGCTGCAGCTATAAGTTCTCTTTACTCGAGTCTTGATTGTTGCAACCACTTTAGTGTCGAATTCATTCTTTTGGTGGCATGTTCTTCTGTTATGGCCACTTCTTTGACACTTGCTGCAATGATGATTAACCTTAACTGTCTTTTTCGGTACAATTAAGCTCAACTTTAAGCAAGTTCTTCTGTTATGACCCTTTGTTCCACATAATCCACATCTATAATGTCTATCCGTATTGTCTCGAATTTCTGGACAGTAGTTACTCCTATGTCCTTCCTGTCCACAATTTCTACAGTAAAATTTCACCCCTGCGATTAGAAAATGACAGTAAGATGTTGTACCAGAATATCAAGAATGATGTGCAGCAGTATTTACGCCACACAAACCAAATGGTGAACTCAACTTACTGTGACAAGTAAATGAAGGGAAacaagaatgaaatattttctctctttttctctatACCATCTCTTTTTACGTCCTGTATACAGACAAACATAGAGACCATGATGTAGCTCAAGAAGAACGTCCTCTAGCTTGCACGTATATTGTGTTGTACATTTCTGCTAATTGTATGGAGTCATTATAAAGTGGTTTACAccaattattttctttagtgTAACAGTTTAAGACCCTTAAAGAAGCATTCAAGGAGTGCCACTCGACATTTTCGTTTCAGCTAATGATATATCCAAAGAAGATAGCAAAAACATCATTAATTTAAGTGTGACATGAGCTAAAACTTTTTACACCTTTCATGGATATGCTTCTCTTGCGGCGGTTATCTGGATCACGGAAGTAACTTTTCATGGATTCTGAGGCACGTTTCCTAGCGGCAGGTGTCCCCTTTGCTTTCTGCATAACAAGTGTCATGGCAAGAAGGTGAATGTCTATAGTTACACACAGCTAGAGGTCAATCATTAAGATATGAAGTTAGCAAGTCAAACCTTAATAGCAGCTACTCTTTGTGCATGAAGCATCGGATCGCCATGGATAATCTTCATCCTTTTACTAAATAATCCAGTTTTGGCATTTAGGCTCTGCAATCATCCAACTAAACAAAAAAGATTATattcaagaaatggaaaatcCGTCAAAAAGTTTAACATTTCGCCTGAGGAACCAAAGATCATCCAAATGAAAGGTTCACTACATTGTCCAGACAATAGTGGTGAAATCGAAACATCAAAACAAGAAAACCAAGTAACAGAAAAATGAATACTAACTTTTAGTGATCTGCTGATCTTCAAATTGACTTCTGTGTTGGGAGATTGGTAGACACGCTTGGTTTTTCTCTTCGCGTCAAGCTTTATGTCTAAGTCGTCCACTTCATCGTCTTCTTTTACTTTTAAAGGTGAACTGCAAAGTATCATGTAGATTTTTTATCAGCAAAGTTACCTAAATTTGCAGAGAAATATTGCGTTCGAAGAAAGAACGATTATAGCACAAGATGTCTAGTGCAGAATATAAAACAAAGGTCATTTTAACTCCTTCGACTACATAAAACAGAATGCCATGCTTAAGCAAAATGTGGCGATGCAAACATGTTGGTACATATTGAGAGTAGAACAATGAGTAAAACTTGATTATAGAGCAAACGTACAAGTCGGATGTAATAATAGTACAACGAGAACACATGGCTTTGGCAAAATGGTATCTAAACTGAAACTTGAGGCGGGAAATATTACCTTGATCGAGCTTTCTCCCAAGGCCGTTCATCGATAGACTCTTCCCAAATGACACAATCTCCACCACACTGATGACAAGTTATCATACCCTGCCGTACATGAAAACTTATACTAAGGACATAACTCTTATACGATCAACTTACATATCAAGTGTATATACAGGTAATTTAGAGCTCAATAAACATGATCTACAAAAGAAGTTACCTTTCCATTACACAACGAACAATCTAAGTTGGATCTCTCGATTCCACATTCAGTACATGAAGTGTAGCCTCTTCCTCTGCAGCTTGGACAAGGCAGTTCTCTTATATACTGTCCATTTGGGCCAAACCATGATCTCGGACTCGATGAACTAGAAATGACCTTCCTGGAAGATGATTAAAATACAGGTCAAAATGGATAGTTAACTTGCTCAGGGGATAATCACGAGTAAATACACGAAAAGAGGCTTCTTATCATGAGGATGGCTGGATGGGGTATATAGTTTGTTCTCCGATTATCAAAGTATCCAGTCTATACAGTCACTGTCTTATTAGCATGAAAGACTAAAAAGTATTACTGTTTCAAGGACTATTCCAAGGAGCAAACTTCAAACACACAATTAAATTTCCGCGTTCAGAAAAGAAGGAAGGTGATCATACTTCAGCACAACAATTACCATTAGTTAAGAAAAACTACagaaatataacaaaatacatgtaaggaaaatacaataacaacaacatattcgTGTAATCCCAAAAGTGAGGTCTCGTGAGGGTACATTGTAGGCTAGACCTCACCCTACCTTGGAAGGCCGAGAAGCAGTTTCTGATAGACCCTTGGCTCAAGAAAAAGCATttcaaagaagataaaaaatgaaataatagaaGTGAAGAAATCATGGCAAAGAAGGAACAATAACCACAACAAGATAGTGTGATAATCAAAGTACAAGAGACAATAGACAGTAACAGAAATCGAAGGACTAGAAACTATAGGAGAAATACTACGACTACTAGTATAGATTTAACATAACTATATAACaacagaaaaaaaagaaaacataaggtCATTGCCAAACTTTACAAACTTAACAGAAAACACAAATAGAAACTCTAATTCAGCAACAAAACATAGTCCATGATTTAATAAAAGCAATTAAACAGAAGCagaagaaaaaagttaaaaccttGGCTGCAAATCAGCATCAAGTCCAAAAAGCTCCTCTGAAGGGTCATACATAGCCTATCAATACAACATGTTAAATATAAGCCCCTCTATGATAATTTGTTCCAAGCAACAACAGGTTAATTTAACTATATCTACCATGAAGTTAAAATCACAAATGTCAtactaaataatttaaactttattcaatataaaagttaaaactttaCCACTAACACTAAGGGGTCGTTTTGTAGCATGGTTAGAATTATGCAACTATTAGTAATGCATATACATagttaaataagtttctaaataacaaaacaaacataatattaattttatacatgaataactTACTCCCCTAACTAGctataaaatattgtataactATAATGTCATCCTTTTTAGTGTGACAAAACATAATTTTGTGATATAAGGAGaacaaaagggaaaaaagaaaaaactcaatACCTGATTTTGTTTGATGGGTGATACAGAATCATTATTATTAgtgaaagaagataaaataggtAAATAAAAGAAGCTAAGTTTAGTTTTTGAAGGTGGTAATATCCAATAATGCAAATTCTTGTTACAATATCTCCATTGAGGCAACATTGATGACCATATTGTTGTTGACATTGTACATGAGAATTTCTTCAAATTGAAGAAGTGACTTAAAATGgagattttattttctttttgatgtttttttaagGAGTTATGTGGATGAAGAGAAGACAGCaagattttattgttttatcctATGGTTTTGGTCTCATttctttgattatttatttttttgtgtggggATAATGGGGGAAAAATTGCATAAATGGTCACTTTATATTTGAGATTGGTTCAAAGCAGTCTATTAAGTATTGTTTTTAGGTACTTTTAATCCTCTAAATTGGCTCAAGTAAGCTTTTTTGGTCTTGAATAttgatcaaatatttaataataaactcTAATGGGTGATTTAGTGATCAAATATTCAATAAACATGATTTAACATGAACTCACATTAAGTGATGCAACTTTTGtgattaatgatattttttgtgcaattttattttagatatattataatttttgatgAAGTGATTTGTAAGATCTGATAGAATCGTTAAATTTATCAAGAcgaatttgttaaatattttgacaaaaataaatcTGGGGCTCAATTCCTAATTTCATAGTCGATTCTTTAATTTGTCGTTGATTGATCgtattttgactttttaatataatgcaaataatatcagagtttaaaaatatttttcatcgtgccaaacatatctaaatcatttgttattatataagGCTAATCCAATTTAGTTTTATTTCTATAATCACACTTTCCCTTAAAATTTGTGCTTATACACTACTCTAATAGAGCTTGCTCCAAGAAGGGGTCTTTCCAAATTCCACTTTTGATTCTTGTTTTAGCAAAATTCTTGtaaaaagattgaatctttgtTACCCCTTTTGCCTAAAATCTCTTGTAGCCATGTCTGTCTTCTCTCTTTCTGCTTCCCCTGCTTCAGGTTTTAGTCTAAACCCTACTAAAACCTCTTCTTATCTCTCTTTTTCCTCTTCCATTAATACCATTTTTGCTCCTTTAACTTCCAACACAACAAAAAGCTTTTCTGGTTTGACCTATAAAGCAGCTTTGCCTAGAAATCTTTCTTTAACATGTCGCCATTCTGATTATTTTGAACCccaacagcaacagcagcagctACAGGGTAAGCTCTGTGAAGTTCTTTTGTTAATGGCTTTGCATATTCTTTGGTATTTCctattttatgaattaattatgcCACAATTTGTAGCTATTACTTTGGATTGGTTTTGGGTGCTAGAGGTTTAAATGGATTTTCCTGCAATGTGAATGGGGTTGATAGAATTTTCACTAATTGCTTCATATGTTCTACTCAAAATAGCGAATTTTTGCTTGATTTGTTGTGGTTCTTTATGGGGGTAGTCTATTTATGTGTATAGGTTTTCGAGTGAAGTGTTAAAAACACATCTGAAGTATCTGTTTTATTGAGTTTCAATGCAAGCTCCTACCTGAATTATCACCGACTATTATCAAAACACACCTCAACTATCAGCGGTTCACTTTTCCTACTTGAATGATGGTGATATTTCATGTAAGAAACTCGCACACATCACACCTGATAGTTGAGGTGTGTTTTGAACTTCTGATAAATAGTTGGTGATATTTTAGATACGAAACTAAAAAAAGACGTGATCTTTAGGCGTGTTTACGTGATctttaggtgtgtttttgaccATTATCTTCAATTTTGTGGGACATATGTATACATAATCCAGATGGAGAACATTGGTTATGGTTGAGGCCATTGTGAATGTCTTGGAATGCTCTGCTTGTGGAGTCATGTAAATTTGTTTTATATGTAGTGTTTGAAATGGAAAAGGAAAGGAGTACTTTTTAGTTTGTTCCAATTCTTGTTATCAAGACATCAAcatatatattagaaaattttTATCACTTCCTAATGTTTTGTCTGTAAAGAAAATTAAGTTTTTGTCTCCCTCTACTACCTTCTGTTTTCGTCTTTCTAGTTTCTAGTACATTGTCTTAGAACACGAACAAGAGctattttggtatatttgacTAAAGAATTAAGCCTGGTCAATTTATATTGCTTTGAGCCTTTTCATGCTACGGAAGAACTAAAAATGTCATTGGTTTTTTAGGGGCATCTACGCCTAAGGTTTTTGTTGGATACTCAATATACAAAGGGAAGGCAGCTCTCACTGTGGAGCCTCGGTCACCAGAGTTCTCACCTTTAGATGTATGCTTCCTCATGTATTTTGGTTGTTGCTCTTCTGTTCAATCTGTATTTAGTCATTGAGGAAATTGTAATTTGATGCTACTTTGGTGGTTCTGAATTATGGAGCAGTCAGGGGCCTTCAAGCTGTCAAAAGAGGGTATGGTGATGCTTCAATTTGCACCCGCTGCTGGTGTTCGTCAATATGATTGGAGTAGAAAGCAGGTAATCATtaccttaatttctctctttgcCCCACTGCTGAATACATTCTCTATGTGCTTCTCATATTTGCGGTGAGAATAAGCTTTGCTAAATATAATTAGATAGTATGTAGTAGTGATTTGTGGTATACGTGTAAGTGAAACTTTTAGTTTACATGGAGTCAGGCCATGATTTATGCTCTCCTTGTGTTGATTATGAAGGGCCTTTCTCAGTATTTGTGTGTTTACAGGTCTTCTCGCTGTCAGTGACTGAAATTGGATCTATCATCAGCCTTGGGGCAAAAGATTCATGTGAGTTTTTCCATGATCCAAACAAAGGAAGAAGGTAAAACCTACATCATTTTGCGTGGTCATAAAACCTAGTACCCACTACCATCCTGGTTATATTTGTTGATCTTCATGTATTTGTAGGCTAAACATACACTATTTTATAGCTTACCTTCTTTGAgatcaatatattttattgatggGGACCCGATGAGCGGGGAATTAATGTGTATTATCATCAGTTTAAGTTCTAAGAAGGCATTTTATGTGTGTTTTACAGTGATGAAGGTAGAGTCAGGAAAGTGTTGAAGGTTGAGCCACTTCCAGATGGCTCCGGTCACTTCTTTAATCTCAGTAATGCCTTCTTCCTTCATTCTATTACAGTGAAAATTGGACATCTATTTTGAACT
This DNA window, taken from Solanum lycopersicum chromosome 5, SLM_r2.1, encodes the following:
- the LOC101258258 gene encoding uncharacterized protein — translated: MSTTIWSSMLPQWRYCNKNLHYWILPPSKTKLSFFYLPILSSFTNNNDSVSPIKQNQAMYDPSEELFGLDADLQPRKVISSSSSPRSWFGPNGQYIRELPCPSCRGRGYTSCTECGIERSNLDCSLCNGKGMITCHQCGGDCVIWEESIDERPWEKARSSSPLKVKEDDEVDDLDIKLDAKRKTKRVYQSPNTEVNLKISRSLKSLNAKTGLFSKRMKIIHGDPMLHAQRVAAIKKAKGTPAARKRASESMKSYFRDPDNRRKRSISMKGVKFYCRNCGQEGHRSNYCPEIRDNTDRHYRCGLCGTKGHNRRTCLKLSLIVPKKTVKVNHHCSKCQRSGHNRRTCHQKNEFDTKVVATIKTRVKRTYSCSVCLGKGHNARTCLHKSNSKSR
- the LOC101257960 gene encoding pectate lyase-like, which encodes MASISFNNSVIFLFSLFCFSSIIPKLYANIADFDPYLEKRAEEALQSSLAAYNENPEGVTQIFNKEVGETLLNGTRRHLKEKDKEDKNDKDDKEGDEKSVDGCKAYNPIDKCWRCDKNWANNRKALADCARGFGHGTTGGKDGRFYVVTDPSDNNVEEPVPGTLRHAVIQEEPLWIIFEKSMIIRLKQELMINSNKTIDGRGVSVHVAYGGGLTLQFVHNVIVHNIRVHHILSKNGGMIRDSVKHIGLRTVSDGDAISLFGANRIWIDHCTLTKGADGLLDAIMASTAITISNCKFNHHNDVMLLGANDAFPQDKIMQVTVAFNRFGKGCIQRMPRCRWGFFHVVNNDYAKWEMYAIGGTANPTIISQGNRFKAADNPNTKEVTNRNGAPEALWRNWQWRSEGDLFKNGAFFRESGPEIKSTPFTEHTTIQFEPAKFVGRLTRKAGVIQCKIGKAC
- the WHY1 gene encoding DNA-binding protein WHY1, whose amino-acid sequence is MSVFSLSASPASGFSLNPTKTSSYLSFSSSINTIFAPLTSNTTKSFSGLTYKAALPRNLSLTCRHSDYFEPQQQQQQLQGASTPKVFVGYSIYKGKAALTVEPRSPEFSPLDSGAFKLSKEGMVMLQFAPAAGVRQYDWSRKQVFSLSVTEIGSIISLGAKDSCEFFHDPNKGRSDEGRVRKVLKVEPLPDGSGHFFNLSVQNKLINLDENIYIPVTKAEFAVLVSAFNFVMPYLLGWHTAVNSFKPEDASRSNNTNPRSGAELEWNR